Proteins found in one Nerophis ophidion isolate RoL-2023_Sa linkage group LG21, RoL_Noph_v1.0, whole genome shotgun sequence genomic segment:
- the LOC133539788 gene encoding protein S100-G-like translates to MGRLDEIIVKLSELFEAYANDEAAKKKSLDKDELQAMLKNEVDIEKFDGIITMETIEEIFDKMDKNGDDELQLNEFCRTMCKLAVIYYRKKNKGAKK, encoded by the exons ATGGGCCGCCTGGACGAGATCATCGTAAAGTTGTCAGAACTCTTTGAGGCGTACGCCAACGATGAGGCCGCCaagaaaaaaagtttggacaaggATGAGTTACAAGCCATGCTGAAGAATGAGGTGGACATCGAAAAGTTTGAC GGGATCATCACTATGGAGACGATCGAGGAGATCTTTGACAAGATGGACAAGAACGGCGACGATGAGCTCCAACTCAATGAGTTCTGCAGAACTATGTGCAAGCTTGCAGTCATCTACTACCGCAAGAAGAACAAGGGGGCGAAGAAATAA